One segment of Tamandua tetradactyla isolate mTamTet1 chromosome 13, mTamTet1.pri, whole genome shotgun sequence DNA contains the following:
- the LOC143653470 gene encoding olfactory receptor 5W2-like yields MDRKNCSSLTEFLFLGITTNSEIKGTLFTILIIVYLTNILANLGMIILIRMDSKLHTPMYFFLSHLAFCDLCYSTAIGPKMLVDFFSKNKSISFYGCALQFFVFCVFADSECLLLAVMAFDRYKAICNPLLYTVNMSSKVCSMLMAGVYLVGMMDALTHTTLAFHLCFCGSNEINHFFCDLPPLYLLSCSDIQVNELVIYTIFGLIELSTISSILVSYCYIILSVFKIKSAEGGFKAFSTCTSHLTAVAIFHGTMLFMYFRPSSSYSLDQDKMNSLFYTLVIPMLNPLIYSLRNKDVKEALERLKNKRWY; encoded by the coding sequence ATGGACAGGAAAAATTGCTCCTCTTTGactgaatttcttttcttgggAATAACTACTAACTCTGAGATCAAAGGGACCCTATTCACCATCCTTATAATTGTGTATCTCACAAACATTCTGGCAAACCTTGGAATGATCATTTTAATTAGGATGGATTCCAAGcttcacacacccatgtacttttttCTCAGCCATCTTGCCTTCTGTGACCTCTGCTACTCCACAGCAATTGGGCCCAAGATGCTGGTGGACTTCTTTTCTAAGAACAAGtcaatttctttttatggatgtGCTCTGCAGTTCTTTGTCTTCTGTGTCTTTGCAGACTCTGAGTGTCTGCTGCTGGCAGTGATGGCCTTTGATAGGTACAAGGCCATTTGTAACCCCTTACTCTACACTGTCAACATGTCCAGCAAGGTGTGCTCCATGCTCATGGCTGGGGTCTACCTGGTGGGGATGATGGATGCCCTGACACATACAACTTTAGCATTCCACTTATGTTTCTGTGGGTCAAATGAGATTAATCACTTCTTCTGTGACTTACCTCCCCTTTACCTCCTTTCATGTTCTGATATACAGGTCAATGAACTGGTAATATACACCATTTTTGGCTTGATTGAACTGAGTACCATTTCAAGCATTCTGGTGTCTTATTGTTATATAATTCTATCAGTTTTCAAGATCAAATCTGCTGAGGGGGGATTCAAAGCTTTCTCCACCTGCACTTCCCACTTGACTGCTGTTGCAATATTCCATGGAACTATGCTCTTCATGTATTTCCGGCCGAGTTCTTCCTATTCCTTAGATCAAGACAAAATGAACTCATTGTTTTACACCCTCGTGATTCCGATGTTAAACCCCTTGATCTATAGCTTGAGGAATAAAGATGTGAAAGAAGCTttggaaagactg